The following DNA comes from Corallococcus exiguus.
GCTGAATGCGATGCTGGCCGAACTGGGCGAGCACGGCCTCCAGAACCAGGCGCTGTGGGAAGGGGCCGTGCCGGGCAATGGCGGCGACCTTGATGTCGCCGGGATGACCCGGGACTGCGCGGCCGCATGGCATGAGGTGATGCGCCTGCGTGAGGCCGGCTGTGAAAGCCAGGCGCTGGTTTCACCGTATGTCGGCGGTTGGATGGACCCCATCGGTTCGCCGGCCTGGCTGGACAGGCTGCGGCGGGGAGTGGCACGTCGAGACGCGAAGTGGGTCGACCGACTCACCCGAAGTCTTCGCGACGACGAACCGTCCGACTGACGCCGCGCCCACTGACCTGGGATGCGTCTGCCCTTACGTCTCAGCGCCAGTCCTCCTCGGCCCCTCCACTCCAGCTCTTACCCTCAACATGGCTTCTCTCCCGCCTATACGCGTCCCAACAGCTACCTCCAGTCCTGCATGACTCCGTGAAGATCTCACGACAGATACTCCGGACGAGGCACAGGAACCCGTCCCAGGAGGTTCTGGTCCACGCCTTGAATGAAAGGAGTTGAGAGGTGGAGATGCCCGCCCCGAGCAGTGGGAGCCGCCAGGTCATACCCACGCGCCCGGTCCTTCACTGCCGGTGCATCCCATTGAATGGTTCCTTCTCGCACCGGCGGTTCGACGGGAGGGGTCCATGACGATCCGATTCGGTTTCATCGACAACAGCGAAGGCGCCAACATCAGAACGCTTCCGGCTGGCGAGAAGGGCTCCTCTTGTTTGACCCCCGTTCCCCTTCCCCCGGGTACGCGGGTGACGGTGCTCCAAGGCAATGCCCAGACTCCGGGATGGTCCTACGTATCGACCCTGGTGGGTGGATACCTGCTGCGAGGTCACGTGCAGGACTTCCGCATCACGCTCGACCTGCCAGAGCCCGCCGCCACCCTCTATCAGGTCCAGTCAGGAGATCGGCTGGAGCCAATCGCCGCGCGCATCTACAAAGATGCCATCGCGCCGGGACGCGACCTGCGCTTCTACGAAAACGTCATCCACCACGTGAACGTGAAGCACGGCAGGGTTGGAGTCCGGCGCGGTAGGAGCGGCGTGGAGTTGGTTGCCGGGAAACGCATCTGGCTTGTCAGCATCGCGTACGCCAACCGCCTCCAGGGAGAAGTACCGAGCGGCTCCATCACCGGCGGAGCGCTCGCACGAGCGCGAGAGGTCGCCCGGCACCTGGAGGATCTCATTGCCTCCGTCGACAAGTCGGGGATGTACTTCGGAGAAGTCACAGGGCAGTACGCTCAGGCCATCAAGGAAAATTGGCGGGAGATCAGCGCCATTGTCGCGGGCTTCATCGCCGCGGAAGCCCTGTCCACCCTACTGGCGGCAACGCCCACGGGCGTCGGCCAGCTCGCTGCGGCGATCATCCAGCTGGGACTGGCGGCCTTCGGCGCTCAAGGGATCCTCGATGCGGGAGTGGAGGCCCTGAAGCACGCCAAACTGTGGCTCACCCAGGCCTGGGAGGCCAACGGCTCTCCGGATCAGCTCAAGGAAGCCAGCAAGTCCTTCCTCCGGATGCTGATGAGCATCGCCATGGCCGCGCTTGCGGTCATGGGAGCGAAGACCAACCTGGGACGCGGCCTCAAGCTGGCGAACTCAGTAAAGATTACCCCGCCCCGCTTCTACATGATGGCAGCGCAAGGTCCCGGAGGTGCCTATGCGGGCGTCCCCATCTATCAGCCGGGTACAATCACCGCCGCGCAGTCCACCTACCTCCCCTTCAATCCCTGGGGGACTGGCT
Coding sequences within:
- a CDS encoding AHH domain-containing protein, with the translated sequence MTIRFGFIDNSEGANIRTLPAGEKGSSCLTPVPLPPGTRVTVLQGNAQTPGWSYVSTLVGGYLLRGHVQDFRITLDLPEPAATLYQVQSGDRLEPIAARIYKDAIAPGRDLRFYENVIHHVNVKHGRVGVRRGRSGVELVAGKRIWLVSIAYANRLQGEVPSGSITGGALARAREVARHLEDLIASVDKSGMYFGEVTGQYAQAIKENWREISAIVAGFIAAEALSTLLAATPTGVGQLAAAIIQLGLAAFGAQGILDAGVEALKHAKLWLTQAWEANGSPDQLKEASKSFLRMLMSIAMAALAVMGAKTNLGRGLKLANSVKITPPRFYMMAAQGPGGAYAGVPIYQPGTITAAQSTYLPFNPWGTGSALMSKATKDGSGSHADAEPPLTERTISDAEWEKLLERLPNWDKLKELVGRKIPKEGTPGFNALKKELEAAGYRLEKMSKGSQPYRIRRLDGKALGDELGALTVTEDGLVVLKVGKGTSRISIYSRYRKNYLDWVEKTHGRAARKAAEVRIGSGNSMHHLIPDAVAQRHPLIRKALERIEGYTIDRGTNILDMPCKDPKGKIMHLGSHPKYNSYVTTLLDDALESLDDALGKRNPGSNLTPREIEDALLEIEMNLREAIESGNLPMDVLKELSEDGIVVGKKLALLELPSHEESLTA